The Athene noctua chromosome 3, bAthNoc1.hap1.1, whole genome shotgun sequence genome includes a region encoding these proteins:
- the ARSA gene encoding arylsulfatase A isoform X1: MGPRGRALPWALLLLLALRGAAGAPPSFVLVLADDLGFGDLGSYGHPSSATPNLDRMASRGLRFTNFYSSSPVCSPSRAALLTGRFQMRSGVYPGVFSPDSRGGLPLSEVTIAEVLKAEGYATAMVGKWHLGLGINGSFLPIHQGFDHFLGVPYSHDQGPCQNLTCFPPDIKCFGTCDQGIVPVPLLWNQSIVQQPVSFPDLVPLYNKFSRDFIADCARRGLPFLLYYASHHTHYPQFSSQEYVGQSRRGPFGDALLEFDGSVGQLLEALQENGLANSTLVFFTSDNGPSTMRMARGGSSGLLKCGKGTTYEGGMREPAVAYWPGRVAPGVTHELASTLDILPTLAALAGAALPRVALDGYDLSPVLFGSGKSPRRTMFFYPPSPDPLHGPFAVRLGKYKAHYFTQGSFHSDTTPDQACHGLTPLTPHLPPLLFDLDSDPAENYDLLQGSVGPEVLQVLKEIKLQKVLFEQHMSFGESQLRKGRDPALQPCCVPNCTPKPSCCRCS; this comes from the exons ATGGGGCCGAGGGGCCGGGCCCTGCCGtgggccctgctgctgctgctggccttgcGCGGAGCGGCCGGCGCCCCCCCCAGCTTCGTCCTGGTGCTGGCGGACGACCTGGGCTTCGGGGACCTGGGGAGCTACGGACACCCTTCTTCTGCCACGCCCAACCTGGACCGGATGGCTTCCCGAGGGCTGCGGTTCACCAACTTCTACAGCAGCTCCCCGGTGTGCAGCCCCTCCCG GGCAGCGCTGCTGACGGGCCGGTTCCAGATGCGCTCTGGGGTGTACCCCGGTGTGTTCAGCCCAGACTCACGGGGAGGCCTGCCGCTGTCAGAGGTCACCATTGCAGAGGTGCTGAAGGCTGAGGGCTATGCCACAGCCATGGTTGGCAAGTGGCACCTGGGCCTGGGGATTAATGGCTCCTTCCTGCCCATCCACCAGGGCTTCGACCATTTCTTGGGGGTGCCCTACTCCCATGACCAG GGCCCTTGCCAGAATCTCACCTGCTTCCCACCCGACATCAAGTGTTTTGGCACTTGTGACCAAGGCATAGTGCCAGTCCCGCTGCTCTGGAACCAGAGCATTGTGCAGCAGCCGGTCTCTTTCCCCGATCTGGTGCCACTCTACAACAAATTCTCCCGGGACTTCATCGCTGACTGTGCCCGACGAGGCCTCCCCTTCCTGCTCTACTATGCTTCCCAC cacACACACTACCCCCAGTTCTCAAGCCAGGAGTACGTAGGGCAGTCGCGGCGTGGGCCCTTTGGTGACGCGCTCTTGGAGTTTGACGGCTCGGTGGGACAGCTGCTGGAGGCGCTGCAAGAAAATGGTCTTGCAAACTCGACCCTGGTGTTCTTCACCTCTGACAATGG CCCTTCCACCATGCGGATGGCTCGCGGAGGCAGCTCTGGCCTTCTCAAGTGTGGGAAGGGCACAACGTACGAAGGTGGCATGCGGGAACCAGCAGTGGCTTACTGGCCAGGCCGTGTCGCTCCGG GAGTGACGCATGAGCTGGCAAGCACCCTGGACATCCTGCCAACGCTGGCTGCCCTGGCTGGAGCAGCCCTTCCTAGAGTTGCCCTGGATGGCTATGACCTGAGCCCCGTGCTGTTTGGGTCAGGGAAG AGTCCCCGTCGGACGATGTTCTTCTACCCGCCGTCCCCCGACCCGCTGCACGGCCCCTTCGCTGTCAGGCTGGGCAAGTACAAGGCCCATTACTTCACCCAAG GTTCCTTTCACAGCGATACGACCCCAGACCAGGCCTGCCATGGGCTGACGCCGCTGACCCCTCACCTGCCCCCGCTGCTCTTTGACCTGGACTCAGACCCGGCTGAGAACTATGACCTGCTGCAGGGCAGCGTGGGGCCGGAGGTTCTGCAGGTCCTGAAGGAGATCAAGCTGCAGAAAGTGCTTTTTGAACAGCACATGAGTTTTGGGGAGAGCCAGCTAAGGAAGGGCAGGGATCCCGCCTTGCAGCCCTGCTGCGTACCAAACTGCACTCCGAAGCCTTCCTGCTGCCGCTGCTCCTAG
- the ARSA gene encoding arylsulfatase A isoform X2: MGPRGRALPWALLLLLALRGAAGAPPSFVLVLADDLGFGDLGSYGHPSSATPNLDRMASRGLRFTNFYSSSPVCSPSRAALLTGRFQMRSGVYPGVFSPDSRGGLPLSEVTIAEGFDHFLGVPYSHDQGPCQNLTCFPPDIKCFGTCDQGIVPVPLLWNQSIVQQPVSFPDLVPLYNKFSRDFIADCARRGLPFLLYYASHHTHYPQFSSQEYVGQSRRGPFGDALLEFDGSVGQLLEALQENGLANSTLVFFTSDNGPSTMRMARGGSSGLLKCGKGTTYEGGMREPAVAYWPGRVAPGVTHELASTLDILPTLAALAGAALPRVALDGYDLSPVLFGSGKSPRRTMFFYPPSPDPLHGPFAVRLGKYKAHYFTQGSFHSDTTPDQACHGLTPLTPHLPPLLFDLDSDPAENYDLLQGSVGPEVLQVLKEIKLQKVLFEQHMSFGESQLRKGRDPALQPCCVPNCTPKPSCCRCS; the protein is encoded by the exons ATGGGGCCGAGGGGCCGGGCCCTGCCGtgggccctgctgctgctgctggccttgcGCGGAGCGGCCGGCGCCCCCCCCAGCTTCGTCCTGGTGCTGGCGGACGACCTGGGCTTCGGGGACCTGGGGAGCTACGGACACCCTTCTTCTGCCACGCCCAACCTGGACCGGATGGCTTCCCGAGGGCTGCGGTTCACCAACTTCTACAGCAGCTCCCCGGTGTGCAGCCCCTCCCG GGCAGCGCTGCTGACGGGCCGGTTCCAGATGCGCTCTGGGGTGTACCCCGGTGTGTTCAGCCCAGACTCACGGGGAGGCCTGCCGCTGTCAGAGGTCACCATTGCAGAG GGCTTCGACCATTTCTTGGGGGTGCCCTACTCCCATGACCAG GGCCCTTGCCAGAATCTCACCTGCTTCCCACCCGACATCAAGTGTTTTGGCACTTGTGACCAAGGCATAGTGCCAGTCCCGCTGCTCTGGAACCAGAGCATTGTGCAGCAGCCGGTCTCTTTCCCCGATCTGGTGCCACTCTACAACAAATTCTCCCGGGACTTCATCGCTGACTGTGCCCGACGAGGCCTCCCCTTCCTGCTCTACTATGCTTCCCAC cacACACACTACCCCCAGTTCTCAAGCCAGGAGTACGTAGGGCAGTCGCGGCGTGGGCCCTTTGGTGACGCGCTCTTGGAGTTTGACGGCTCGGTGGGACAGCTGCTGGAGGCGCTGCAAGAAAATGGTCTTGCAAACTCGACCCTGGTGTTCTTCACCTCTGACAATGG CCCTTCCACCATGCGGATGGCTCGCGGAGGCAGCTCTGGCCTTCTCAAGTGTGGGAAGGGCACAACGTACGAAGGTGGCATGCGGGAACCAGCAGTGGCTTACTGGCCAGGCCGTGTCGCTCCGG GAGTGACGCATGAGCTGGCAAGCACCCTGGACATCCTGCCAACGCTGGCTGCCCTGGCTGGAGCAGCCCTTCCTAGAGTTGCCCTGGATGGCTATGACCTGAGCCCCGTGCTGTTTGGGTCAGGGAAG AGTCCCCGTCGGACGATGTTCTTCTACCCGCCGTCCCCCGACCCGCTGCACGGCCCCTTCGCTGTCAGGCTGGGCAAGTACAAGGCCCATTACTTCACCCAAG GTTCCTTTCACAGCGATACGACCCCAGACCAGGCCTGCCATGGGCTGACGCCGCTGACCCCTCACCTGCCCCCGCTGCTCTTTGACCTGGACTCAGACCCGGCTGAGAACTATGACCTGCTGCAGGGCAGCGTGGGGCCGGAGGTTCTGCAGGTCCTGAAGGAGATCAAGCTGCAGAAAGTGCTTTTTGAACAGCACATGAGTTTTGGGGAGAGCCAGCTAAGGAAGGGCAGGGATCCCGCCTTGCAGCCCTGCTGCGTACCAAACTGCACTCCGAAGCCTTCCTGCTGCCGCTGCTCCTAG